A portion of the Ascaphus truei isolate aAscTru1 chromosome 14, aAscTru1.hap1, whole genome shotgun sequence genome contains these proteins:
- the LOC142465622 gene encoding uncharacterized protein LOC142465622 isoform X3: protein MTASHLDPPLLTPLPRFREVKKKRVTNEYIRESSACVDYAFVHMEREAEAKEAIENLNGRELKGKRINVELSNKVQKRSGSNGSSQSDRSRRSHEYRDTPQVRSEAYDHRRATEAAYASYAMASPYEPYATEAARYDAYESRPRPPSPLYYGRDRSPMRRSPNRSTYAAAQTSAALASQYRSQAAAYGSQAALASAYGNQASAALASAYGNQASALASAYGNQASALASAYGNQAAAAALAAAYSNQASTYGAQPAGYGSQAAVSYSTQGSAVYGTQGSTLTTAYATQVSTLASPYGTQAAAAAASTSPYATQTAASSPYASSSALASAYRQQGTAYDASQIAALGQQAAAYSAMPATAAVASADSPVYERTRLSPPRSTASDSYRKSSDSLKRFASDRRYSDMSDYRRLTESQAAYRRSPPKSQMDYRRTPETHTDYSQYASYSDYLRAAQLHSSYQRRM, encoded by the exons ACTACGCGTTTGTTCACATGGAGAGAGAAGCCGAAGCTAAAGAGGCCATTGAGAACCTGAACGGGAGGGAGCTGAAGGGCAAGCGAATTAACGTGGAGCTCTCCAACAAAGTTCAGAAGCGCTCAGGCAGTAACGGCAGTTCACAGAGTGACCGCTCGCGTAGGTCGCACGAGTACAGGGATACGCCGCAGGTTCGCTCTGAAGCGTATGACCACAGGAGGGCCACAGAAGCAGCCTACGCCTCCTATGCAATGGCGTCCCCATACGAGCCTTACGCAACAGAAGCAGCTCGCTACGACGCCTACGAGAGCCGTCCCCGCCCACCCTCCCCACTTTACTACGGACGGGACAGGAGCCCCATGCGGCGGTCGCCCAACCGGTCTACCTATGCAGCGGCACAGACGTCAGCTGCCCTGGCATCGCAGTACCGCTCTCAGGCAGCAGCCTACGGCTCCCAAGCCGCCCTGGCATCGGCATATGGAAACCAGGCCTCGGCAGCACTGGCGTCTGCCTACGGAAACCAGGCTTCCGCTCTGGCGTCTGCCTACGGGAACCAGGCTTCCGCTCTAGCTTCGGCCTACGGGAACCAGGCAGCTGCAGCAGCGTTGGCGGCGGCTTATAGCAACCAGGCCTCCACCTATGGCGCGCAGCCCGCTGGCTACGGATCTCAAGCTGCCGTCTCCTATAGCACCCAGGGCTCTGCTGTGTACGGTACCCAAGGATCCACCCTGACTACGGCCTACGCCACGCAAGTCTCAACGCTGGCTTCACCCTATGGCACAcaggccgccgccgccgccgcctccaCCAGCCCTTATGCCACACAAACGGCTGCTTCCTCCCCCTACGCGTCTTCGTCTGCGCTGGCCAGCGCATATCGGCAACAAGGCACTGCCTACGATGCCTCACAGATAGCTGCTCTTGGGCAGCAGGCGGCGGCGTACTCTGCAATGCCAGCCACGGCCGCCGTCGCCAGTGCAGACTCTCCAGTCTACGAGCGCACCCGTCTCTCCCCACCGCGGAGCACGGCCTCCGACAGCTATAGGAAGTCGTCAGACAGCCTGAAGAG GTTCGCTTCCGACCGCCGTTATTCCGACATGTCCGATTACCGCCGTTTAACAGAATCGCAGGCCGCCTACCGCCGATCCCCGCCCAAGTCGCAGATGGACTACCGCCGCACGCCGGAAACGCATACCGATTACTCGCAGTACGCCTCCTACAGCGATTACTTGCGCGCGGCACAGCTTCACTCTAGCTACCAGCGCCGCATGTAG